The segment TGATACCGAAGGAGAATTCAAGCAACTTGCGCAATCGATCAATTATTTTGCCAAACTATTGGATGTTATCATAACCGAATCCAATGAAGTCCTTGTAGCGATGGAAAAAGAAGACTTTTCACGAAGAGTACATTTCCACGGACATGGTGACCTGAAAGTACTTACAGAAGGTATCGACCAAACACGCCTGGCACTACAGCAAGCAAGCATCGATCGCCAGATAGCTGAACAGGAACTTAAGGAGTATGCACGGAAACTGGAACAGTCCAATGAGCTTAAAGACATGTTCACCGACATTATGCGCCACGATCTGTTAAACCCTGCAAGTGTCATAAAAGGATTCACTGAGCTTCTTCTTATGACCGAGGAGGACGATCAGACAAAACGATTGCTTGGGAGAATTTTGGATAGCAATAATAATCTCATTGAAATGATACAATCTGCAGCAGAGTTTGCCAAGGTGGAAAGCTCCGATGAGCTTGAACTCAAGGTACAGGATATAACCAGCATCATCGAGCATTCAATTGACATACTGACAACACAGGCCGGCAACAAGGAAATAGTTATCGAGTTCAATGAAAAGAAACCACATCATGTACTGGCCAACCCAATTATTGAAACTGTGTTCACCAACCTGATCTCAAATGCGATCAAGTACAGTCCTGAGAAAACCGAAGTTATCGTAGAGATCAAAGAAAGCGATGATCTCACAGAAATTACGATCACTGATTTTGGAGAGGGAATTAAGGATGAGCATAAAACAACTGTCTTTGATCGCTTTAAGAGAGTGAATAAAACAGGAGTAAGGGGATCAGGACTTGGGCTTGCCATCGTCAAAAGGACCATTGAGCTTCATGAAGGAGATGTTGGTGTGAGAGATAACCCTTCAGGAAAAGGTTCCGTATTCTTTGTGAAGTTAAAAAGATACGACGATGAGCACGAAGAACATAGAGATAAAACTGCCAAAACTTATTAATTCGAGCAAGATCAACTTAATTATGGGATAAGTTGTAGCTATTCAAGCGGATCTCCACATAATTTGATCATCCTTTCTACGAAGATCGATGTCCTGTAACCACTAGCATTAGCTTCAACAGATAATTGACGATATGCGGGGAGATGTTATGAAAGGTTTGCCAGACAAACTGCTCAACAACATGTATAAGGGAATATGGGCTGTTGACATCAACAACAAATTCATCTATTTCAATGAAGGAATGGAAGAAATAACCGGCCTTCCACGCGATAAGATCATTGGAGCAGATCTAAACTACTTCATGGAACTGGCACACCTCAGTGTAGGAGATGAAGGACACTTCAGGGAATTGGCACTTCGTGTAAAAGATACACTGAAACCTTCCCGTTACCACTCATTACAATTTCTGACACCAGAAGGGAAGCTTAGTATACAGAGCGGGCATATTTTTCCAATGGTAAACGAAGATGGCAAATATTCAGGAATAATATGTACTGTGGAAAGCTTTTCAGAGCAAAAGATCCGGGAAAAGACCTTCAAAGATATGTTAAGCTCAAAGAAAAAACTTGAAGACATCTACAAGAACAGCCCTGTAATAGCATTCCTCTGGACAGCAGAAAAGGACTGGCCGGTCGAATTCGTTTCAGATAACATATCACAGTTCGGGTACACCCCCGAAGACTTTACTTCCGGCAAGCTGATATACGGAGATATAATACACCCGGATGATCTTGATTTTGTGCGTAATGACGTGACACAGCTTGAAATTGAAGGAAGGCAGTTCTTTTCAAAGGAATACAGAATACTAACCAAATCCGGCGAAGTAAGATGGGTAGCTGAAAGGTCACTGCTTGTATTTGATGAGGAAAATAAACCATCTTATTACCAGGGCATCATGATCGACATCACCGAGCGTAAACTCGCCGAGGAAGCCCTTCTTAAAAGCGAGAAAAAGTACAGGTTCATTTTCGAGAACTCACCACTTGGAATCTTTAATTTCGATGAAGACGCGAACATAACCCATTGTAATGACAATATTGCAAAGATCATGGGTGTGCCAAAGGACAAGATCATTGGGATGAACATGATAAGTGACATCGATGACGAGGAGATGAAAGAAGCTGTCAGGGCGATCTTCTCTAGAAAGTCCGGGCATTATGAGGGAAAGTACAGGAACCCGTTAAGCAGAAAGACCACACCAATAAAAGCAGATTATAGCCCGAACATCTCAGATGACGGAAAACTGCTTGGTGGCGTCGGTATCGTCGAAGATATCACCGCCCGTGTAGAAGCAGAAGAAGCAATGATAAAATATGCAGAAGACCTTGCAGCTGCCAATGAGGAACTCAAGTCCCTGGACAAAATGAAGGATGAGTTCCTGTCCAACGTAAGTCATGAGCTTAAAACACCTCTTACCTCGATCAAAGGTTACACCGAACTTATCTCCGAAGAATCTCTGGGGCCATTGACAGATAAGCAGAAAGAAGTGGAAACCACCGTACTTCGAAATGCTGAAAGACTGAAGAGACTGGTAGATTCACTACTGTACATAAGCAAAGTACACTCAGGTACCGTGAAGTACATTTTCGAACCAACGTCGATTGCCGAGATCATTGAGATGACACTTCAGGATCTGAAAATACAGATCGAGCAGAAAGGGCTTACAGTGGAGAAGAAGATCCCGGATAAACTACCCCTGATAAATGGCGATAAGGACAAGCTCACAGATACGTTCACCAATATTGTTGACAATGCCATCAAGTTCACACCCGAAGGAGGAACACTGACCTTCGCCGTGCAAGAGGAAGAGAGATACCTGCACATCATCCTGAAGGACACCGGCATAGGCATCCCACCAGACCTTATCCCAATGCTCTTCAGGCGTTTCTACCAGATCGATGCTACAAGGAAACGCAAATACGGAGGTACCGGTCTGGGGCTGTACATCTGCAGAGAGATCGTCGCAGCCCACGACGGTAAGATATGGGCAGAGAGCGAAGGAGAGAACAAGGGAACGAGGATACATATCCAACTGCCTAAATGATCACAATTTTCAGCCTTAAGCTTATGATTCTTCTTATTTTACATAATCCCATTTTACCATATTTTGTTTAATATATTCTGATCAGTGGACTCCGGAATGTATGAGGGAAACCGATTCGTTTTTAAGTCTTTGTGGCATACCACGCTACATAACCTGACAAATATATAGATAATAGATCATCCCGAGGTATTTAATGAGCGATATTTTAAGAAGAGGACGACTGGCGTCCGTCCCTGATGAAGAGATCATAGAGTACACCTCATCAATGAGCGCTGACAAATGGATATTCAATTCTGATGTCCTTGTAGACCTTGCACACACGGTCATGCTCAAAGAGAGAAATGTGATAAAAGCAGAGGACTGCCAGAAAATACTGGAAGGACTTCTGAAAATAAGAGAGGAAGGTATCGAGAAACTCGACCACACTTATGAGGATATTCACATCTCCCTTGAATCAAGGCTCATTGACATGGCAGGAGAAGATGTCGGCGGACGTATGCACTCCGGAAGGTCACGCAACGATGAGGTTGCTACCTGCATCAGACTTACGCTCAGGGATGAACTGCTGTTGATCATGGAAGACCTGATCAACCTTCGCAACACACTGATAGATGTATCTTCAGAAAATGTCGATACTCTTATGCCGGGTTTCACCCACCTGCAGCACGCACAGCCAACCACTCTGGCACACCACCTGACAGCGCATGCAAATGCCATAGGTCGTGATTTCGAGCGTACAAGGGACTGCTACTCACGTGTGAACATGAGCCCGCTTGGTGCTGCAGCTTTTGCATCCACAGGCTTTGATCTGGACAGAGAAAGAACAAGAATGCTCCTCGGTTTTGACGGTATCGTTGAGAACTCCATGGATGCCGTCAGCTCACGCGATTTCCTGATAGAGACAGCAGCAGTTTTCGCAAATCTCATGATAAACCTGAGCAAGATGGCCGAGGAACTTGTGATATGGTCCACCTCCGAATTCGCATTCATTGAACTGGATGACAGGTATGCATCCACTTCATCCATCATGCCACAGAAAAAGAACCCAGACACTGCCGAACTGCTGAGAGGAAAGAGCGGTGTTGCCATCGGTTCACTCATGTCACTGTTATCAATCTGCAAAGCATTGCCGTTAAGCTATAACCGCGACCTGCAGGAAGCAACACCGAACATCTGGCGCTCCCTGAAGACAACAAGAACATCCGTCAGAGTCATGGCCGGAATGATAGCAACCATGAAGATCAACAAGGAGAACATGGCAGGCCTGGCAACAGCAGGTTTCACAACTGCAACCGAGCTTGCAGATACCATGGTGCGTGTCTGTGACATCCCGTTCAGAACCGCACATCAGATAGTTGGCGTGCTTGCACGGGGAAATGGTGAACCTACACTTGGAGAGATCGATGCTGTCGCCCACAATGTCATTGGAGAAAGCTTAAGCGGAAGAGGACTTACCGAGCAGATGGTAAACGAGGCACTCGACCCGATAATGAACGTCAGCAAGCGAACTGTAACAGGTGGACCATCACCGGACGCCATGCAGCAGTTAATCAGCAATTGCAGGACAAGATCAACAGAGGATGAGAACAGCCTCAACGAACTGAAGGCTAGTGTTGACAGCGCCATGGAAGCACTTTTCAGCGTCGTAGATGACTGCATGAGTGACTGAGGAATTAGCTGAAAATTACGAACGATCATATTGATGAGGGATGATGATGGAATTTGAACTTGGTGACAGAATAAGGATAGAGAAGGACGGAAATATTTACGAGGGTATCGTAATGCCAACCACTACAGATCATGTCGTGGTCAAGATGGTCAGTGGGTACAATGCAGGCATTGACCCTGAAGGCGCAACGATAACACTGCTTGAGAAAGCTGACCCGAATAAAGCAGTGAAGAAAGAGAAAGCTACAAAAGCAAAGCCATCAAAGAAACTCCCAAAGGTCACCATCCTCTCCACCGGCGGAACGATTGCCAGCAAAGTGGACTACCGCACAGGCGCGGTCACCGCACAGTTCTCTGCTGACGATATCGTGGATGCCATCCCGGAGATCACAGAGATCGCAAACATCAGCGGAAGGGTCGTTTACAACATCCTGTCCGAGAACATGAAGACCGAATACTGGACCGAACTCGCCCAGGCTGTCGCCGAAGAGATAGAGAACGGTGCTGACGGTATCATCGTTGCCCACGGAACCGACACCATGATGTACTCCGCAGCAGCCCTGTCATTCATGCTCAAGACCCCGGTACCAATCGTCTTCGTGGGTTCCCAGCGCAGTGCTGACAGACCCAGCAGTGATAATGCAATGAATGCCATCTGTGCCACAAAGGTCGCAGTCAGTGACATCGCCGAAGTATGCGTGGTCATGCACGACACCGCCTGCGATGACCGCTGTGCGATCCATTACGGCACTAAGGTAAGGAAGATGCACACATCCAGAAGGGATGCATTCCAGTCCATCAATTCCAATCCTATCGGCTATGTGGACTATTCTACAAAGAAGATCGAGACGGTCATGCCATACACTAAACGCGGCACCCACGAGATCGAAGTTAAAGCCACCCTTGAACCAAAATGCGCCCTGGTGAAGTTCGTACCCGGTGCCGACTCAGATATTCTCTCATACTACATTAACTCCGGCTACAAGGGTATCGTCATCGAAGGAACCGGGCTGGGCCATGTTTCCACGGACTGGATCCCGAACATCGAGCGTGCCACAGAAGCAGGCATCCCGGTCGTCATGACATCACAGTGTCTCAACGGACGTGTGTGTGACCGTGTCTACGATACAGGAAGAGATATCCTTAAAGCCGGTGCAATCGAAGGCGAAGACATGCTTCCAGAGGTCGCTCTGGTGAAGCTTATGTGGGCACTTGGACAGGGCGGAGATCTGGAAGAGATTGATTCTGTTATGGCCACAAGTGTTGAGAACGAGATAACGGAGTGTACGTTGAAGTGAGGGAATTGCTTCAACTGCTTATTTTTTAATGTAAATTTAATTTAAAAAGAGTATATTTGGTGCAGTTATGCACCATCCTTTTCTTAATTTTAGAATCTGACATCGAGGTCAGCAATAATCTGCTGTGTGGCAACGTCAATGAACTTAACATCTCTGGACTCACCAGAAAAGATGTCACTCACATCCCCAGCGGTAATTTCAGCATCCAGGATTTCAGTTGTTCCAACTGCAAAACCGCCAATGTCAGCTTCATTGAAAATGCATATGGTTTCACCG is part of the Methanococcoides orientis genome and harbors:
- a CDS encoding PAS domain S-box protein, with protein sequence MKGLPDKLLNNMYKGIWAVDINNKFIYFNEGMEEITGLPRDKIIGADLNYFMELAHLSVGDEGHFRELALRVKDTLKPSRYHSLQFLTPEGKLSIQSGHIFPMVNEDGKYSGIICTVESFSEQKIREKTFKDMLSSKKKLEDIYKNSPVIAFLWTAEKDWPVEFVSDNISQFGYTPEDFTSGKLIYGDIIHPDDLDFVRNDVTQLEIEGRQFFSKEYRILTKSGEVRWVAERSLLVFDEENKPSYYQGIMIDITERKLAEEALLKSEKKYRFIFENSPLGIFNFDEDANITHCNDNIAKIMGVPKDKIIGMNMISDIDDEEMKEAVRAIFSRKSGHYEGKYRNPLSRKTTPIKADYSPNISDDGKLLGGVGIVEDITARVEAEEAMIKYAEDLAAANEELKSLDKMKDEFLSNVSHELKTPLTSIKGYTELISEESLGPLTDKQKEVETTVLRNAERLKRLVDSLLYISKVHSGTVKYIFEPTSIAEIIEMTLQDLKIQIEQKGLTVEKKIPDKLPLINGDKDKLTDTFTNIVDNAIKFTPEGGTLTFAVQEEERYLHIILKDTGIGIPPDLIPMLFRRFYQIDATRKRKYGGTGLGLYICREIVAAHDGKIWAESEGENKGTRIHIQLPK
- the argH gene encoding argininosuccinate lyase — encoded protein: MSDILRRGRLASVPDEEIIEYTSSMSADKWIFNSDVLVDLAHTVMLKERNVIKAEDCQKILEGLLKIREEGIEKLDHTYEDIHISLESRLIDMAGEDVGGRMHSGRSRNDEVATCIRLTLRDELLLIMEDLINLRNTLIDVSSENVDTLMPGFTHLQHAQPTTLAHHLTAHANAIGRDFERTRDCYSRVNMSPLGAAAFASTGFDLDRERTRMLLGFDGIVENSMDAVSSRDFLIETAAVFANLMINLSKMAEELVIWSTSEFAFIELDDRYASTSSIMPQKKNPDTAELLRGKSGVAIGSLMSLLSICKALPLSYNRDLQEATPNIWRSLKTTRTSVRVMAGMIATMKINKENMAGLATAGFTTATELADTMVRVCDIPFRTAHQIVGVLARGNGEPTLGEIDAVAHNVIGESLSGRGLTEQMVNEALDPIMNVSKRTVTGGPSPDAMQQLISNCRTRSTEDENSLNELKASVDSAMEALFSVVDDCMSD
- the gatD gene encoding Glu-tRNA(Gln) amidotransferase subunit GatD — encoded protein: MEFELGDRIRIEKDGNIYEGIVMPTTTDHVVVKMVSGYNAGIDPEGATITLLEKADPNKAVKKEKATKAKPSKKLPKVTILSTGGTIASKVDYRTGAVTAQFSADDIVDAIPEITEIANISGRVVYNILSENMKTEYWTELAQAVAEEIENGADGIIVAHGTDTMMYSAAALSFMLKTPVPIVFVGSQRSADRPSSDNAMNAICATKVAVSDIAEVCVVMHDTACDDRCAIHYGTKVRKMHTSRRDAFQSINSNPIGYVDYSTKKIETVMPYTKRGTHEIEVKATLEPKCALVKFVPGADSDILSYYINSGYKGIVIEGTGLGHVSTDWIPNIERATEAGIPVVMTSQCLNGRVCDRVYDTGRDILKAGAIEGEDMLPEVALVKLMWALGQGGDLEEIDSVMATSVENEITECTLK